One part of the Marinobacter sp. MDS2 genome encodes these proteins:
- the purD gene encoding phosphoribosylamine--glycine ligase, producing the protein MNILIIGSGGREHALAWKAAQSPLADKVFVAPGNAGTAREPGLENVDLDVMDLDGLANFAEQNNVGLTIVGPEAPLVAGVVDNFEERGLRIFGPSAGAAQLEGSKAFTKDFLARQKIPTADYANFTDVDEALAYVREKGAPIVVKADGLAAGKGVIVAMTLEEAEDAIRDMLAGNAFGDAGSRVVVEEFLDGEEASFIVMVDGKNVLAMATSQDHKRVGDGDTGPNTGGMGAYSPAPVVTADVHQRIMDEVIMPTVNGMAAEGHPYKGFLYAGLMIDTTGAPKVIEFNCRFGDPETQPIMLRMKSDIVELSLAAVDGTLDQCDSVWDERASVGIVLAAGGYPGSYNKGDVITGLPETEVDGEKVFHAGTSLKDGNVVTNGGRVLCATALGNTVTEAQQRAYELAAKVEWDGVFCRKDIAYRAIAREQS; encoded by the coding sequence ATGAACATTCTGATTATCGGCAGTGGCGGACGGGAACACGCACTGGCGTGGAAAGCCGCCCAATCGCCTCTGGCTGACAAGGTTTTTGTCGCACCGGGTAACGCCGGCACCGCCCGCGAGCCCGGTCTGGAAAACGTCGATCTGGACGTTATGGATCTGGACGGTCTGGCGAACTTCGCCGAACAGAACAACGTCGGTCTGACCATCGTTGGTCCGGAAGCCCCGCTGGTAGCGGGTGTTGTCGACAACTTTGAAGAACGCGGCCTGCGCATCTTCGGCCCCAGCGCCGGTGCGGCTCAGCTTGAAGGCTCCAAAGCCTTCACCAAGGACTTTCTGGCCCGCCAGAAGATCCCGACCGCGGACTACGCCAATTTCACCGACGTTGACGAAGCCCTCGCTTACGTTCGTGAAAAAGGCGCACCGATTGTGGTCAAGGCGGATGGTCTGGCCGCAGGTAAAGGCGTCATCGTTGCCATGACTCTGGAAGAGGCCGAAGACGCCATTCGCGATATGTTGGCAGGTAACGCGTTCGGTGATGCTGGCAGCCGCGTTGTGGTCGAAGAGTTCCTGGACGGCGAAGAAGCCTCGTTCATCGTCATGGTGGATGGCAAGAACGTACTGGCGATGGCCACCTCCCAAGATCACAAACGCGTTGGCGACGGTGACACCGGCCCCAACACCGGTGGCATGGGTGCATACTCCCCGGCCCCGGTGGTCACGGCCGATGTACACCAGCGCATCATGGACGAAGTGATCATGCCGACCGTTAACGGCATGGCAGCAGAAGGCCACCCGTATAAGGGTTTCCTGTACGCGGGCCTGATGATCGACACCACCGGCGCTCCCAAGGTGATCGAATTCAACTGCCGCTTTGGTGATCCGGAAACCCAGCCGATCATGCTGCGCATGAAATCGGACATCGTTGAACTGTCTCTGGCAGCCGTGGACGGCACACTCGATCAGTGTGATTCCGTGTGGGACGAGCGCGCTTCTGTGGGCATCGTTCTGGCCGCCGGTGGTTATCCGGGCAGCTACAACAAGGGCGACGTGATCACCGGCTTGCCGGAAACCGAGGTAGATGGCGAGAAAGTTTTCCACGCCGGCACCAGCCTGAAAGACGGCAACGTTGTCACTAACGGCGGTCGCGTACTCTGCGCCACAGCCCTCGGCAACACCGTCACCGAGGCTCAACAGCGCGCCTACGAATTGGCCGCGAAAGTTGAGTGGGACGGCGTATTCTGCCGTAAAGACATTGCATACCGGGCTATCGCCCGTGAACAAAGCTGA
- a CDS encoding alpha/beta fold hydrolase, translated as MSKSSPVTLALLFITVLFTTACSRQGIYETAIDWERSGAGLEASQINVGELEIAYLRNREANNGDTIVLVHGFAANKDNWTRMAGELTDEFNVYAIDLPGHGDSSKPMDLGYRLEQQVGYLARILKALNIETMHMMGNSMGGAITALYAARHPEQIETAVLFNPAGILEYHNELTELVLAGDNPLIPTQPGDFERLVDFAMEEKPFIPWPILGVMEEKAIANQDINKVIFSDIREAGLNSDFRDAIKHIKDPVLIVWGKEDRVLDYRNGALFKQDIPGAQLTILEGIGHAPMIETPEESAQLFLEFSKPYRLENDKDQMAAR; from the coding sequence ATGTCGAAATCATCACCTGTAACCCTTGCCCTGTTGTTTATAACCGTGCTGTTCACCACTGCCTGCTCACGGCAAGGTATTTACGAAACCGCCATAGACTGGGAACGCTCCGGTGCCGGGCTCGAAGCCAGCCAAATAAACGTTGGCGAGTTGGAAATTGCCTACCTCCGAAACCGTGAAGCCAATAATGGCGACACCATCGTTCTGGTGCACGGCTTTGCCGCCAACAAAGACAACTGGACACGAATGGCCGGGGAGCTCACCGATGAGTTCAACGTATACGCCATCGACCTGCCCGGCCACGGCGACAGCAGCAAACCGATGGATCTTGGCTACCGGCTGGAACAGCAAGTCGGTTATCTTGCCCGTATTCTGAAAGCCCTGAACATCGAAACCATGCACATGATGGGCAACTCCATGGGTGGCGCGATTACCGCACTCTATGCAGCCAGGCATCCCGAACAGATTGAAACGGCGGTCCTGTTTAACCCCGCCGGCATTCTGGAATACCACAACGAACTCACCGAACTGGTGCTTGCCGGCGACAATCCGCTGATCCCCACCCAACCGGGCGACTTCGAGCGTTTGGTCGATTTTGCCATGGAAGAAAAACCTTTTATCCCCTGGCCCATTCTGGGGGTGATGGAAGAAAAAGCCATTGCCAACCAAGACATCAACAAGGTGATCTTCTCCGACATCCGCGAAGCCGGCCTGAACTCTGATTTTCGTGATGCCATCAAGCACATCAAAGATCCGGTTCTGATCGTCTGGGGCAAAGAAGATCGTGTGCTGGATTACCGCAACGGTGCCCTCTTCAAACAAGACATTCCCGGCGCCCAGCTAACCATCCTCGAAGGCATCGGGCACGCGCCAATGATCGAAACACCGGAAGAATCGGCCCAGCTGTTTCTTGAGTTTTCCAAGCCCTATCGCTTAGAAAACGACAAAGATCAAATGGCAGCACGTTAG